A part of Cannabis sativa cultivar Pink pepper isolate KNU-18-1 chromosome 6, ASM2916894v1, whole genome shotgun sequence genomic DNA contains:
- the LOC115724861 gene encoding 36.4 kDa proline-rich protein yields MDSSKLSALLLISMLFISSATPILGCNYCGKPPSKGGKGKGGGKGTPVKPSPKGPIFPPVKVPPVTPIITPVVPKLPLPPVTTLPPVVPKLPLPPVTTLPPVVPKLPLPPVKVPPVTPLLPPVTPLLPPIPVIGGGGSPPSSPGKGDKPCPPPKSSSSETCPIDTLKLGACVDLLGGLVHIGLGDPVVNQCCPVLQGLVELEAAVCLCTTLKLKVLNLNLYVPLALQLLVTCGKTPPKGFTCSL; encoded by the coding sequence ATGGATTCCTCAAAGCTTTCAGCTTTGCTTCTCATTTCCATGCTCTTCATTTCCTCAGCCACTCCCATTTTGGGATGCAACTACTGTGGCAAACCCCCTTCAAAAGGAGGTAAAGGAAAAGGAGGAGGAAAAGGTACCCCAGTTAAGCCATCTCCCAAGGGTCCAATTTTCCCTCCGGTTAAAGTTCCTCCAGTAACTCCCATAATCACACCAGTTGTACCCAAACTCCCTCTCCCACCAGTAACCACTCTCCCACCAGTTGTGCCCAAACTCCCTCTCCCTCCAGTGACCACTCTCCCACCAGTTGTACCCAAACTCCCTCTCCCTCCAGTTAAGGTCCCTCCAGTTACTCCACTACTCCCACCAGTCACACCCCTTCTTCCTCCCATTCCGGTTATCGGTGGTGGCGGCAGCCCTCCTTCGAGCCCAGGGAAAGGTGATAAGCCTTGTCCTCCACCCAAGTCTAGCAGCAGTGAGACTTGTCCCATTGATACTTTGAAGCTTGGTGCGTGTGTGGACCTTTTGGGTGGGCTTGTTCATATTGGATTGGGTGACCCTGTTGTGAACCAGTGCTGCCCTGTTCTACAAGGGCTTGTTGAGCTTGAGGCAGCTGTTTGTTTGTGTACCACTTTGAAACTTAAGGTTCTTAACTTGAATCTATATGTTCCTCTTGCTCTTCAGCTCCTTGTCACTTGTGGAAAGACTCCTCCTAAAGGATTCACTTGCAGTCTCTAG